A stretch of the Nitratireductor thuwali genome encodes the following:
- a CDS encoding MarR family winged helix-turn-helix transcriptional regulator, translating to MNNKQQLPWDNPRFHNWIAVVRAEKAVVKALGQALAPLGLKIAQLDVLMNLYRHPGTSQHDLARRLLVGRSNITMLLPQLEEQDLLRREGDPNDRRVMRLYLTEKGEALLMKALEVYTGLIDRVMAQSTPSQCQALGEHMRRIIDELERD from the coding sequence ATGAACAATAAGCAACAGCTCCCTTGGGACAATCCGCGTTTTCACAACTGGATTGCCGTGGTCCGTGCCGAAAAGGCAGTCGTCAAGGCGCTCGGCCAGGCGCTTGCGCCGCTCGGGCTCAAGATCGCGCAGCTCGACGTCCTGATGAATCTCTACCGGCATCCTGGAACTTCCCAGCACGATCTTGCCCGGCGGCTTCTCGTGGGGCGATCGAACATCACCATGCTGCTGCCGCAATTGGAAGAGCAGGACCTCTTGCGCCGCGAAGGCGATCCCAATGACCGGCGCGTCATGCGCCTCTACCTGACCGAAAAGGGCGAAGCTCTGCTCATGAAGGCGCTGGAGGTCTACACGGGACTGATCGACCGCGTCATGGCGCAGTCCACACCCTCGCAGTGCCAGGCGCTCGGAGAGCACATGCGCCGCATCATCGACGAACTCGAGCGGGACTGA
- a CDS encoding TrkH family potassium uptake protein, translating to MHASVVRASAFAASIFALYIAGAMLVPAAVDLYYGNSDWQVFVFCSLTTSGVGLTIAAATHGRRHVGSTRFAFFVVVMLWATLGLVGALPFYAASLRLDLASAVFESVSAITTTGSTVIAGLDGLPPGMLLWRSLLQWIGGLGVIALGLFFLPMLRVGGFSYFRIESSDIEEDRPFGRLASYTQALVAIYIALTLLCAIAYGMAGMSFFDAVNHAMTTIATGGFSTHDASFGYFEGRAVLWVGVVFMMLSALPFSILILFLVSGRLDALRDPQIRVFLGYVAAAVLVMAIYRRLATGMDFGDALTSSAFNLVSIITTAGFASEDYTLWGPFAITLFFFATFLGGCSGSTAGGVKAYRFLILGLMLRNGLRSLIHPSSIQPLRYGNRVVDPQMQRSVTLFAIAFIGIWAAASLALSAGGLDLVTSTTATLTAITNVGPGLGPVIGPAGNFSALNDYAKWILTVTMLLGRLEILAVLVLLSPAFWRD from the coding sequence GTGCACGCTTCCGTTGTCCGGGCAAGTGCTTTCGCAGCTTCCATTTTCGCCCTTTACATAGCCGGCGCAATGCTCGTTCCGGCGGCTGTCGATCTTTATTACGGCAATAGCGACTGGCAGGTTTTCGTCTTCTGTTCCCTCACCACCAGCGGTGTGGGGCTGACGATCGCCGCCGCCACGCACGGACGGCGTCATGTCGGTTCGACGCGGTTTGCCTTCTTCGTCGTCGTGATGTTGTGGGCCACGCTCGGCCTCGTCGGGGCTCTGCCGTTCTACGCGGCGTCCCTCAGGCTAGACCTTGCCAGCGCCGTCTTCGAATCGGTGTCGGCGATAACGACGACCGGCTCCACAGTGATAGCGGGGCTCGATGGTCTTCCCCCGGGCATGCTCCTGTGGCGCTCTTTGCTGCAGTGGATCGGCGGCCTCGGCGTCATCGCCCTCGGCCTGTTCTTTCTGCCCATGCTGCGCGTGGGCGGCTTCTCCTATTTTCGCATCGAATCATCCGATATCGAGGAGGATCGGCCGTTCGGGCGGCTGGCAAGCTATACCCAGGCGCTGGTCGCCATCTATATCGCCCTGACCCTTTTGTGCGCGATCGCCTACGGCATGGCCGGGATGAGCTTTTTCGACGCCGTCAATCACGCGATGACCACGATCGCGACAGGCGGGTTTTCCACCCATGACGCTTCCTTCGGCTATTTCGAGGGCCGTGCCGTCCTGTGGGTCGGCGTCGTCTTCATGATGCTCTCGGCGCTCCCCTTTTCGATTCTGATCCTGTTCCTGGTCAGCGGCCGGCTGGACGCCCTGCGCGATCCGCAGATCCGGGTCTTCCTGGGTTACGTGGCGGCCGCCGTCCTCGTCATGGCCATCTACCGGCGGCTTGCGACGGGCATGGACTTCGGCGATGCGCTGACGTCGTCGGCCTTCAACCTTGTGTCGATCATCACCACCGCCGGATTCGCCAGCGAGGACTACACATTGTGGGGTCCTTTCGCCATCACCCTCTTCTTCTTCGCGACATTCCTTGGCGGCTGTTCGGGCTCGACCGCCGGCGGCGTCAAGGCTTACCGCTTTCTGATCCTGGGATTGATGCTGCGCAACGGGCTGCGATCGTTGATCCATCCGAGTTCGATCCAGCCGCTGCGCTATGGCAACCGGGTCGTCGATCCTCAGATGCAGCGTTCGGTCACGCTTTTCGCCATAGCCTTCATCGGTATCTGGGCCGCCGCCTCGCTGGCTCTGTCGGCGGGCGGGCTCGATCTTGTCACGTCGACCACCGCAACCCTCACGGCGATTACCAATGTCGGGCCCGGCCTGGGCCCCGTCATAGGCCCGGCGGGCAATTTCAGCGCGCTCAACGACTATGCCAAATGGATACTGACGGTGACCATGCTGCTCGGCCGGCTCGAGATCCTCGCCGTCCTGGTGCTGCTGTCGCCGGCCTTCTGGCGGGATTAG
- a CDS encoding L,D-transpeptidase family protein, with product MAKRSVKYVSLTVLAFAAGLAGHVPQASAEQYLFDMLFGNRSNRQPVRQAPVVREPEQPAPRAAAPKVSGPSYYNYRAEDLRKLDVTAIAPKAEEGAQFPPDSRFTRALAAAGDLDILAEKPIVDAVTAYYQENPAFIWSDENGPNERALATLGVLRAASEDGLVEADYAVREPSASGDEDARLADLMRFELMLSARALRYARDATRGRVDPNKLSGYHDFPEKPFDAGRVLNILSQTANAPRYLASLQPANEIYAALRKELAALRASQEREIVVDPDTFVRPGGSHPDFAKLLRIIDRDADDAFRREHGVLLASYAGSETYADELVPVIKAAQKRHDLNPDGIVGRRTVGALAGESKAARIDKVILAMERLRWHPSHMGSRRVMINAASFTASYMEDGKEKLAMRTVVGKTANQTSFFYDEIEYVEFNPYWGVPRSILINEMLPRLRKDPGYLDRAGYEVTDAKGRRIPSSAVNWSRYGANIPYNVRQTPSERNALGELKIMFPNKHAIYMHDTPARNLFSRDTRAFSHGCVRLHEPRAMAAAVLGTTEEDVGAAVARGKNSRRNVPSKIPVYVGYFTAWPDASGSVAYHDDVYDRDARLSTALTKVGDARSAGS from the coding sequence ATGGCGAAGCGGTCCGTTAAATATGTCAGCCTGACCGTTCTGGCGTTCGCCGCCGGGCTTGCCGGACATGTGCCGCAGGCAAGTGCCGAGCAGTATCTGTTCGACATGCTTTTCGGCAATCGTTCGAACCGCCAGCCGGTACGGCAGGCTCCGGTGGTTCGTGAGCCGGAGCAGCCAGCGCCAAGAGCGGCCGCGCCGAAGGTCAGCGGCCCCAGCTATTACAACTATCGGGCCGAGGATCTGCGGAAGCTCGACGTGACCGCCATTGCGCCGAAAGCGGAAGAGGGGGCGCAGTTTCCACCGGATTCACGCTTCACCAGAGCGCTGGCAGCGGCTGGTGATCTCGACATCCTTGCAGAAAAGCCGATCGTCGACGCCGTCACTGCCTATTACCAGGAAAATCCCGCCTTCATCTGGAGCGACGAGAATGGGCCGAACGAGCGGGCGCTTGCCACGCTCGGCGTCCTTCGCGCCGCCAGTGAGGATGGGCTGGTCGAGGCCGATTATGCGGTCCGGGAACCCTCCGCTTCGGGTGACGAGGATGCGCGGCTGGCGGATCTGATGCGCTTCGAACTGATGCTGTCGGCGCGGGCGCTTCGATATGCCAGGGATGCCACACGGGGGCGCGTCGATCCCAACAAGCTTTCAGGCTACCACGATTTCCCGGAAAAGCCGTTCGATGCCGGACGCGTATTGAATATCCTGTCGCAGACGGCCAATGCCCCGCGCTATCTGGCGTCGCTTCAACCGGCCAACGAGATCTACGCCGCGCTGCGCAAGGAGCTTGCCGCATTGCGCGCCAGCCAGGAGCGGGAAATCGTCGTCGATCCCGACACATTCGTGCGGCCGGGCGGGAGTCATCCGGATTTCGCGAAATTGCTGCGCATCATCGACAGGGACGCGGACGACGCATTCCGGCGGGAGCACGGCGTCCTCCTGGCCTCTTACGCCGGCAGCGAAACCTATGCGGACGAGCTCGTTCCCGTGATAAAGGCCGCGCAGAAGCGGCATGATCTCAACCCCGACGGCATCGTCGGGCGGCGCACGGTCGGCGCTCTTGCAGGCGAATCGAAGGCCGCCCGCATTGACAAGGTCATCCTGGCGATGGAGCGGCTGCGCTGGCACCCTTCCCATATGGGCAGCCGGCGCGTGATGATCAACGCCGCCTCCTTCACCGCCAGCTATATGGAGGACGGCAAGGAGAAGCTGGCGATGCGCACGGTCGTCGGCAAGACCGCCAACCAGACCAGCTTCTTTTACGACGAGATCGAATATGTGGAGTTCAACCCCTATTGGGGCGTGCCGCGTTCCATCCTGATCAACGAGATGCTGCCGCGTCTGCGCAAGGATCCGGGCTATCTGGACCGGGCCGGCTATGAGGTCACGGACGCCAAGGGGCGGCGCATTCCTTCATCGGCCGTCAACTGGTCGCGCTACGGCGCCAACATCCCCTATAATGTTCGCCAGACGCCGAGCGAGCGCAACGCGTTGGGCGAGTTGAAGATCATGTTTCCCAACAAGCACGCCATCTACATGCACGACACGCCGGCCCGCAATCTCTTCAGCCGCGATACCCGCGCTTTCAGCCATGGCTGCGTGCGGCTGCATGAGCCGCGGGCGATGGCGGCGGCCGTCCTGGGTACGACCGAGGAAGATGTCGGCGCGGCCGTGGCCCGGGGCAAGAACAGCCGCCGGAACGTGCCGTCGAAGATACCCGTCTATGTCGGCTATTTCACGGCCTGGCCCGATGCGTCGGGAAGCGTTGCCTATCATGACGACGTCTATGATCGCGACGCCCGCCTCTCCACGGCGCTGACCAAGGTCGGGGACGCCCGCTCGGCCGGCAGCTGA
- a CDS encoding alpha/beta hydrolase yields the protein MASLRLSALRILFGIAEHIAPRLAGHAAFEIFCRTPKPDGGRSPRARERIAAAEAFMLEARRHCLKSAYGYFVAHEFRPQGAWRGRGTILVTHGWGSRSEYMRAIIGELRAHGFRVIALDLPGHGASSGRRLHMASAVAAVKTVQDWFGPFAGLVGHSFGGTVLVNALKGSVNGLEPVDAGRLALIASPNSMPDLFAYFSRELGLGRRSREAFFDRVERVTGSPLSEFVVARQAASLAVPIMVLHAPDDREVPFADAQAIAAGANRAGLRPVDGAGHRRILSDPATLAHLAEFFAGQRLLAAAE from the coding sequence ATGGCTTCTCTCCGACTGTCTGCACTGCGCATCCTGTTTGGAATAGCAGAACATATCGCGCCGCGCCTAGCCGGACATGCGGCTTTCGAGATATTTTGCCGGACGCCGAAACCGGATGGCGGCCGCTCGCCAAGGGCGCGCGAAAGGATCGCTGCGGCCGAGGCCTTCATGCTGGAAGCGCGGCGGCACTGCCTGAAATCCGCCTATGGATATTTTGTTGCCCACGAGTTCCGGCCGCAGGGCGCATGGCGGGGCAGGGGGACGATCCTGGTCACGCATGGCTGGGGATCGCGCAGCGAATACATGCGGGCCATCATCGGGGAACTGCGCGCGCACGGCTTCCGGGTGATTGCGCTCGATCTTCCCGGCCATGGCGCTTCCTCCGGACGGCGGCTTCACATGGCGAGCGCCGTGGCGGCGGTGAAAACCGTTCAGGACTGGTTCGGCCCGTTTGCCGGCCTCGTCGGCCATTCCTTCGGAGGCACGGTGCTGGTCAATGCGCTCAAGGGCTCGGTGAACGGGCTGGAACCGGTCGACGCCGGTCGCCTGGCGCTGATCGCGTCGCCGAACTCCATGCCCGATCTGTTCGCCTATTTTTCGCGCGAGCTCGGATTGGGCCGCAGAAGCCGCGAGGCTTTCTTCGATCGGGTCGAACGCGTCACGGGCTCGCCATTGTCGGAGTTCGTCGTAGCGCGGCAAGCTGCATCGCTGGCCGTCCCGATCATGGTTCTCCATGCGCCCGACGATCGCGAGGTTCCTTTCGCCGATGCGCAAGCCATCGCGGCGGGCGCAAACCGTGCCGGGCTCCGGCCTGTCGACGGCGCCGGCCACCGCCGTATCCTTTCCGATCCGGCGACGCTTGCCCATCTGGCCGAATTCTTCGCCGGGCAGCGGCTGCTTGCCGCTGCCGAGTAA
- a CDS encoding phosphoglycolate phosphatase: MAPPIIVFDLDGTLIDTAPDLLDSLNHCLQTANVPPVEAAEIRRFVGFGSRVMIERAFADHGQPLIEGQLDALQALFLEHYSAAMPGKSRPFAGVPEAITRFRKAGYLTAVCTNKLEGLSVSLLDALEMTELFGAVCGADTFAHRKPDPRHLLETIERCGGDRDRAVMVGDSRTDIDTAKAAGIPVVAVDFGYTDVHVSTFEPSRVISHFDELTVELAESLIREASGIAVS; encoded by the coding sequence ATGGCACCGCCCATCATCGTATTCGATCTCGACGGCACGCTCATCGATACCGCGCCCGATCTTCTCGACAGCCTCAACCACTGTCTTCAGACGGCGAACGTGCCACCGGTCGAGGCGGCGGAAATCCGCCGTTTCGTCGGCTTCGGCAGCCGCGTCATGATCGAAAGGGCCTTTGCCGATCACGGACAGCCCCTCATCGAGGGGCAGCTCGACGCCCTGCAGGCACTGTTCCTGGAGCATTATTCGGCCGCGATGCCCGGCAAATCCCGCCCCTTCGCCGGCGTGCCCGAAGCGATAACCCGTTTTCGCAAGGCGGGCTACCTGACCGCCGTGTGCACCAACAAGCTCGAAGGACTTTCCGTGTCTCTGCTGGACGCACTGGAAATGACCGAACTCTTCGGCGCGGTCTGCGGCGCCGATACATTCGCTCACCGCAAGCCCGATCCCCGCCACCTCCTGGAAACGATCGAGCGATGCGGCGGCGACCGCGACCGCGCCGTGATGGTCGGCGATTCGCGCACCGACATCGACACCGCCAAGGCCGCCGGCATTCCCGTCGTTGCCGTGGATTTCGGCTATACCGACGTGCATGTCAGCACTTTCGAGCCCAGCCGCGTCATCTCCCATTTCGACGAACTTACGGTCGAATTGGCTGAAAGCCTCATCCGCGAGGCATCGGGCATCGCGGTCTCTTGA
- the rpiA gene encoding ribose-5-phosphate isomerase RpiA: protein MALDAKALKIAAGQAALEHVEDGMKLGIGTGSTAEEFIRLLGVRVGEGLKVVGVPTSERTAALCRQLSIPLTDLDETPRLDLTIDGADEIGPELALIKGGGGALLREKIVASASRRMIVIADESKHVATLGRFPLPVEVVPFGLRATLLAIEKTAERLGLSLTHEMRLADGKPFVTDGGHFILDASFGRIPEPRALAQALNGIPGVVETGLFTGLASLAILAGGDGIRTIDA, encoded by the coding sequence ATGGCGCTCGATGCAAAGGCATTGAAGATTGCGGCCGGGCAGGCCGCGCTCGAACATGTGGAAGACGGCATGAAGCTCGGCATCGGTACCGGCTCCACTGCCGAAGAATTCATCAGATTGCTGGGCGTCAGGGTCGGCGAGGGGCTGAAGGTCGTGGGCGTTCCCACCTCCGAGCGCACGGCCGCGCTCTGCCGCCAGTTGTCGATCCCGCTGACGGACCTGGACGAGACCCCGCGCCTGGATCTGACTATCGACGGCGCCGACGAAATCGGGCCGGAGCTGGCGCTGATCAAGGGAGGCGGGGGCGCGCTGCTGCGCGAAAAGATCGTCGCATCCGCCTCGCGCCGGATGATCGTCATCGCGGACGAAAGCAAGCATGTCGCCACGCTCGGCAGGTTTCCGCTGCCGGTGGAAGTGGTTCCGTTCGGCCTGCGCGCCACGCTGCTGGCCATCGAGAAAACGGCGGAGCGGCTGGGTCTTTCCCTTACCCACGAAATGCGGTTGGCTGACGGCAAGCCATTTGTTACGGATGGTGGCCATTTCATCCTCGATGCATCATTTGGCCGTATTCCGGAGCCAAGAGCGCTGGCACAGGCGCTGAACGGTATTCCGGGCGTCGTCGAAACGGGGCTCTTTACCGGGTTGGCCAGTCTGGCGATCCTGGCGGGCGGGGACGGCATCAGGACCATCGACGCGTAA
- a CDS encoding DUF2059 domain-containing protein: MAKNVRHIALAAAMALTAFTLPAGAQEISDTHLRAARQAITAINATENFDNVLPQAAQALKSELIQQSPNLVDLINATVDEKALELASRRADLEREAALAYARVFSEEDLNNIANFYNSETGKKLLADGPIVTREVLSAAEIWRRGIVRDLTQSVTEQIEAAANAQAPASESNGTGEAGNAGDSNATGQ; this comes from the coding sequence ATGGCCAAGAATGTTCGCCACATTGCGCTGGCCGCGGCGATGGCCCTTACCGCCTTCACCTTGCCGGCTGGCGCGCAGGAAATATCTGATACGCATCTGCGGGCCGCGCGCCAGGCGATCACCGCCATCAACGCCACCGAAAATTTCGACAATGTGCTGCCCCAGGCTGCACAGGCGCTGAAGAGCGAGCTTATCCAGCAGAGCCCGAACCTCGTCGACCTCATCAATGCGACGGTCGATGAAAAGGCGCTGGAACTGGCCAGCCGCCGGGCCGATCTGGAACGGGAGGCGGCGCTGGCCTATGCGCGCGTGTTCAGCGAGGAAGACCTGAACAACATCGCCAATTTCTACAATTCCGAGACAGGCAAGAAGCTTCTGGCGGACGGGCCCATCGTCACGCGCGAAGTGCTCAGTGCGGCCGAGATCTGGCGCCGCGGCATCGTGCGCGACCTGACCCAGAGCGTGACGGAACAGATCGAAGCGGCAGCGAACGCGCAGGCGCCCGCCAGCGAAAGCAACGGCACCGGCGAGGCTGGCAACGCCGGCGACAGCAACGCCACCGGACAATAG